ACTGGTGAAGAACTGAAGATATCTTTTAGCGCAAAATATATGATGGATGCATTACGTGCAATTGATGGTCAAGATATTGAAATCCAATTCACGGGAGCTATGCGACCATTTATATTAAAATCGGCAGACGATGATTCGATATTACAATTAATCTTACCTGTTCGAACGTATTAAAAACTTGTTAATAAGAGGTTAACTCCGACTATAGATAAAGTCGTTTTACACTTTATCTATAGTCTTTTTTTACTTACGACCAGAAATCCTGTAAAATGAAGTGATAACTAACTTATGAAAGGTTGAAGATCGATGAAAGATCTGACTATCCATTCGGAATTTATAACACTTGGTCAATTTTTAAAGATGGTAAACGTGATTAGTTCAGGTGGCATGGCCAAATGGTATCTGGATGAATATACGGTTTATGTAAATAATGAACCAGAACAAAGACGTGGTAAAAAGCTGCGTCATAATGATATTGTCGAGATTCCTGAAGTAGGTAAATTCAAAATATATGAAGAGACAGACGGATCGCCGGATGTATATTGAGCGACTAGCTTTAACGAATTATCGAAATTACGAAACGCTTGACTTGTCATTTTCCCCCGAGATTAATGTCTTGATAGGGGAAAATGCACAAGGCAAGACGAATATCATGGAGGCCATATATGTCTTATCAATGGCAAAATCACATCGCACTTCAAATGATCGTGAATTGA
This window of the Sporosarcina pasteurii genome carries:
- the yaaA gene encoding S4 domain-containing protein YaaA, with product MKDLTIHSEFITLGQFLKMVNVISSGGMAKWYLDEYTVYVNNEPEQRRGKKLRHNDIVEIPEVGKFKIYEETDGSPDVY